One Oryza brachyantha chromosome 3, ObraRS2, whole genome shotgun sequence DNA segment encodes these proteins:
- the LOC102719001 gene encoding uncharacterized protein LOC102719001 isoform X2, which yields MGEFDDYWARAYRGDSGVPHSDPQRLVTTWTGAFALGAAACVHHHASALASNIKSLPHYWQDMTMMLDQKRWKKILEKKQQQA from the exons atgggcgaGTTCGACGACTACTGGGCGCGGGCCTACAGGGGGGACTCCGGGGTGCCGCACTCCGACCCGCAGCGGCTCGTCACCACCTGGACCGGCGCCTTcgccctcggcgccgccgcctgcgtcCACCACCACGCCTCCGCCCTCGCCTCCAACATCAAGTCCCTCCCCCACTA CTGGCAAGACATGACAATGATGCTCGACCAAAAGCGCTGGAAGAAGATTCTTGAGAAGAAGCAACAACAAGCTTAA
- the LOC102719001 gene encoding uncharacterized protein LOC102719001 isoform X1: MGEFDDYWARAYRGDSGVPHSDPQRLVTTWTGAFALGAAACVHHHASALASNIKSLPHYEMDPGNTPPTSQSGKT, from the exons atgggcgaGTTCGACGACTACTGGGCGCGGGCCTACAGGGGGGACTCCGGGGTGCCGCACTCCGACCCGCAGCGGCTCGTCACCACCTGGACCGGCGCCTTcgccctcggcgccgccgcctgcgtcCACCACCACGCCTCCGCCCTCGCCTCCAACATCAAGTCCCTCCCCCACTA TGAAATGGACCCAGGAAATACTCCCCCCACCtcacaat CTGGCAAGACATGA